In Leptospira congkakensis, one DNA window encodes the following:
- a CDS encoding MFS transporter: MEFKFSKYHVFVVGILAFLQFTVVLDFMILSPLGVMVMKELQISTQQFGFVVSAYAFSAGITGILAAGFADRFDRKKMLLFFYVGFVFATFLCGIAINYFFLLGARILTGIFAGVLSSISFAIVADLFPLQVRGRVMGIIMTAFAASQVFGLPIGIFISNLWGWQSAFLMIAGVSGIVGFVIFFYLKPVTTHLDNKIERHAFLHLVKTLAEPKYFPAFIATTLLATGGFMLMPFGSAFSVHNLGVRLEDLPLVYMITGIVSIFGGPIMGRLSDSIGKYRMFVIASILTIIVIIYYTQMQITPLPIVIFVNSILFVFVSARMISASAMTSAVPDLHDRGAFMAISSSVQQISGGIAASVAGLIVVQTSSGYLEGYETLGYVVALAVLITVALMYNVNKIILSKHGK; this comes from the coding sequence ATGGAATTTAAGTTTTCTAAATATCATGTCTTCGTTGTGGGCATTCTTGCTTTTTTACAATTCACAGTTGTCCTTGATTTTATGATCCTATCTCCTCTGGGAGTTATGGTCATGAAAGAATTACAAATTTCAACACAGCAGTTTGGATTTGTAGTATCCGCCTATGCCTTTAGTGCCGGGATTACTGGAATTCTTGCCGCAGGTTTTGCTGATCGTTTCGATCGCAAAAAGATGTTATTATTTTTTTACGTCGGATTTGTATTCGCTACCTTTTTATGTGGAATCGCAATTAATTACTTCTTTTTACTAGGCGCTCGTATCTTGACTGGTATCTTTGCCGGGGTCCTTTCTTCTATATCATTTGCCATTGTTGCTGATTTGTTTCCTCTTCAAGTAAGGGGTAGAGTTATGGGAATTATTATGACTGCCTTTGCAGCGAGCCAAGTGTTTGGACTTCCCATTGGAATTTTTATTTCCAATCTTTGGGGATGGCAATCTGCGTTTTTGATGATTGCTGGTGTGAGTGGAATCGTAGGGTTTGTTATTTTCTTTTATTTAAAACCTGTCACTACCCATCTTGATAATAAAATAGAAAGACATGCTTTTTTGCATTTAGTGAAAACACTTGCAGAACCTAAGTATTTTCCTGCTTTTATCGCTACCACCTTACTAGCTACAGGTGGATTTATGCTTATGCCTTTTGGTTCTGCATTCTCTGTTCATAATCTTGGAGTGAGATTAGAAGATCTGCCACTAGTTTATATGATTACGGGGATCGTATCTATATTTGGTGGTCCCATCATGGGTAGACTTAGCGACTCTATAGGTAAATATAGGATGTTTGTAATTGCTTCAATCCTTACGATCATAGTCATTATTTACTACACACAAATGCAGATCACACCGCTACCGATTGTTATTTTTGTGAATTCGATTTTGTTTGTATTTGTTTCGGCACGTATGATTTCTGCTAGCGCCATGACTTCTGCCGTTCCGGACTTACATGATCGAGGTGCCTTTATGGCTATCAGTTCTTCGGTCCAACAGATATCCGGTGGAATTGCCGCCTCTGTGGCAGGCCTTATCGTTGTACAAACTTCTAGTGGTTATTTGGAAGGGTATGAAACATTAGGTTATGTGGTTGCATTAGCAGTTTTAATTACGGTAGCCCTAATGTACAATGTGAACAAAATTATTCTTAGCAAACACGGAAAATAA
- a CDS encoding APC family permease, producing MELKRSLNTFDSISVLFSSMVGSGIFFTSGYLIKETGNLWVVLLCWIVGGILALSGSITYAYAARLLPFAGGDYVYLKVAYSPAIAFMSGWSSLLTNFSACVSVLALAFGKYIQILFPGLPFWESPTYTLLGLDLQISSITFIGVLPILFFSGLNYFGIKSAVRVQNVFAVLKITGLLLFLVLGFSIGNTNWSYLFNSPFPNLLELSFYSKVLIGIVPVSFSYLGWNMITYIAEEVKDPEKTIVRSAITACFLVAGLYFAINLLFVISAPIEELAGQDGIGAIAFQKLFGINYSILTTSFIAWVILGSMSAILIGGSRVYFAMARDGVFLPSFSKIHPKWHSPYVSIFFQAFVAILFLLVKEIEALLYMITCSILILSCLTAATPFRFERMGMKSDYKIPFYPLPIILYILANIAVMTILFIEKPVTAGWGLMITLIALPVYYGFRLDKKLAKVKK from the coding sequence TTGGAATTAAAACGTTCCCTCAATACTTTTGATTCCATCTCCGTCCTGTTTTCTTCCATGGTGGGGTCGGGAATTTTTTTCACTTCTGGATATTTAATCAAAGAAACAGGAAATCTTTGGGTTGTCCTACTCTGCTGGATTGTCGGCGGAATTTTAGCTCTCTCCGGCTCTATCACTTATGCTTATGCAGCAAGACTCCTTCCTTTTGCGGGTGGAGATTACGTTTATCTAAAGGTTGCTTATTCACCTGCCATTGCATTTATGAGTGGTTGGTCTTCTTTACTTACTAATTTCTCTGCCTGTGTATCAGTGCTTGCTCTTGCATTCGGAAAATATATACAAATTTTATTTCCGGGACTTCCTTTTTGGGAATCACCAACCTACACCTTACTTGGGTTAGATTTACAAATCAGCTCTATCACTTTTATCGGTGTTTTGCCTATTTTGTTTTTTAGTGGCCTCAACTACTTTGGAATCAAATCAGCAGTTCGAGTGCAAAACGTATTTGCTGTCTTAAAAATTACCGGATTACTTCTCTTTTTGGTACTTGGATTCTCCATTGGAAATACCAATTGGTCTTATTTATTCAACTCTCCTTTTCCCAATCTTTTGGAACTTTCTTTTTACTCCAAAGTTTTGATTGGAATTGTTCCTGTATCATTCTCTTATTTGGGATGGAATATGATTACCTACATTGCTGAGGAAGTCAAAGATCCCGAAAAAACCATTGTTCGTTCTGCGATCACGGCTTGTTTTCTCGTGGCTGGATTGTATTTTGCCATCAACTTACTTTTTGTAATTTCCGCTCCCATCGAAGAATTAGCGGGCCAAGACGGGATTGGAGCTATCGCCTTTCAAAAGTTATTTGGTATCAATTATTCAATCCTCACAACTAGTTTCATTGCTTGGGTGATTTTGGGATCTATGTCGGCGATTCTCATTGGAGGAAGTCGAGTGTATTTTGCGATGGCAAGAGATGGAGTTTTCCTTCCCTCTTTTTCCAAAATCCATCCCAAATGGCATAGCCCTTATGTTTCTATTTTTTTTCAGGCCTTTGTTGCGATTCTCTTTTTATTAGTGAAAGAAATCGAAGCGCTCCTCTATATGATCACTTGTTCGATTCTGATTTTGTCATGTCTAACAGCAGCAACACCCTTTCGATTTGAAAGGATGGGTATGAAATCAGATTACAAAATTCCTTTTTATCCTTTGCCAATCATTCTTTATATTTTGGCTAATATTGCTGTGATGACCATTCTCTTTATTGAAAAGCCAGTGACGGCAGGATGGGGGTTAATGATCACTCTCATCGCCCTTCCTGTTTATTACGGATTTCGGTTAGATAAAAAACTGGCCAAAGTTAAGAAATAA
- the sppA gene encoding signal peptide peptidase SppA, whose product MERNQFLLFLSFLFSTIATILGIAILVSGSSLARFSSGTGGGLFQASEIGAVVIPIVGEIHSGESTFDSTGADSVLRQLRELEEDGNVKGILLEINSPGGTVAASQEIFNELLHLRKTKKIVVSMKDVAASGGYYIAAASDYIFAQNGTITGSIGVISFAPNVKGLLDRYGVGVRTYKAGKYKDMYSPFRDSTNEEDDMIGKQLQDTYRKFVEDVAKGRNKTVKSIEELAEGKIYSGEDAFRNKLVDDIGGRREAHKKLSELCQYDGLIPLFEQEVSPFDRFLHSLGVTFFGDNTHVSKIRSLIQSQVLVILPTALGKLML is encoded by the coding sequence ATGGAAAGAAACCAATTTCTTCTCTTTCTCTCCTTTTTGTTCTCCACCATTGCCACAATTCTCGGAATTGCCATTTTGGTATCAGGTTCGAGCCTGGCCCGTTTCTCTAGTGGAACCGGTGGTGGTCTTTTTCAAGCCAGTGAAATCGGTGCCGTCGTCATACCGATCGTAGGTGAGATCCACTCCGGAGAATCTACTTTTGATTCCACAGGTGCTGACTCCGTTTTACGCCAATTACGCGAACTGGAAGAGGACGGGAATGTCAAAGGAATCCTTCTTGAGATCAACTCACCAGGCGGAACGGTAGCCGCTTCCCAAGAGATTTTCAACGAACTCCTCCATTTGCGTAAAACCAAGAAGATTGTGGTGAGTATGAAAGATGTCGCCGCTTCTGGTGGTTATTATATCGCAGCCGCGTCGGATTATATCTTTGCACAAAACGGAACCATTACGGGATCCATTGGAGTGATTTCCTTTGCCCCCAACGTAAAGGGACTTCTAGATCGTTATGGGGTGGGAGTGCGCACCTACAAGGCAGGGAAATACAAAGATATGTATTCCCCTTTTCGCGATTCTACCAATGAAGAAGATGATATGATTGGCAAACAGTTACAAGACACCTATCGTAAGTTTGTTGAAGATGTTGCTAAAGGAAGAAACAAAACCGTTAAGTCCATCGAAGAATTAGCTGAAGGTAAAATTTATTCTGGTGAAGATGCATTTCGTAACAAACTTGTGGATGACATCGGAGGGAGAAGGGAAGCTCATAAAAAACTTTCTGAACTTTGCCAATACGATGGCCTCATTCCACTTTTTGAACAAGAGGTATCACCTTTTGATCGATTTTTACATTCATTGGGTGTGACTTTTTTTGGAGACAATACTCATGTATCTAAAATCAGGTCACTCATCCAATCACAAGTTTTGGTGATTTTACCAACTGCACTTGGGAAATTGATGTTATGA
- a CDS encoding potassium/proton antiporter: MIDSFTLQSLVISTLILFSILSSKLFFRFGFPILLIFLTFGMLAGADGPGRIDFSDYGLAQSIGIFALIYILFLGGLESEWDSLKNFLSVGIRLSIIGTILTALILGVLIHYLFPVLGFMESFLLGSIVSATDAASVFNIFKTDSSDLPVHLRKIIEFESGSNDAVGVLLTTIFMNLISADASFSGFQFFRFFTMQVLVGSMMGYSLGILILYLMNSVKLGYDGLYLVFITASVPFIYAVTTVFQGNGFLAVYIAGIIVGRNKFIHKKSIFRFLNGYVWILQIGMFLCFGLLVYPSRMVNIWVPGLLIGVLLILFARPVAVFLSLLRVNLPVKEKLFISWVGLRGASPIILATFPIAQGLVWGDLLFHIVFFVVLVSLLIQGSLIPKVAQWLGILKKDPDRKIYRPTDFDNIEFPGMTLQEIIVPYNSSIVDKALFEIKLPEQSHILLIARGEQFLIPSGNTQVKGGDVVWVLAKDDVMPAIGRTFMAIA; this comes from the coding sequence ATGATAGACAGTTTTACCTTACAATCCCTTGTTATTTCTACTCTTATCTTATTTTCTATTTTATCGAGTAAACTTTTTTTCCGTTTTGGATTTCCTATCTTACTTATCTTTTTAACCTTTGGTATGTTAGCTGGTGCTGATGGACCAGGAAGAATTGATTTTAGTGATTATGGTTTGGCGCAGTCGATTGGAATTTTTGCCCTGATTTATATTTTGTTTTTGGGTGGATTGGAAAGTGAATGGGATAGCTTAAAGAACTTTCTATCGGTTGGGATTCGTTTGTCTATCATCGGAACCATCCTAACAGCTCTGATTTTAGGTGTACTCATTCATTATTTATTTCCTGTACTTGGTTTTATGGAGTCATTTTTACTCGGTTCGATTGTGAGTGCAACCGATGCAGCTTCTGTTTTTAATATTTTTAAAACAGATTCTTCTGACCTTCCTGTTCACCTAAGAAAAATCATCGAGTTCGAATCTGGTTCCAACGATGCAGTGGGGGTACTCCTCACTACCATCTTTATGAACTTAATCTCTGCAGATGCAAGTTTTAGCGGGTTCCAATTTTTTCGTTTTTTTACCATGCAAGTCCTTGTGGGATCTATGATGGGATATAGTTTAGGTATCCTTATTCTATATCTTATGAATTCCGTCAAACTAGGGTATGATGGTCTTTATTTAGTTTTTATTACTGCTTCAGTTCCTTTTATTTACGCAGTGACTACGGTGTTCCAAGGGAATGGATTTTTGGCAGTTTACATTGCGGGGATCATTGTTGGTCGTAACAAATTCATTCATAAAAAATCTATCTTTCGTTTTTTGAATGGTTATGTTTGGATCTTACAAATAGGTATGTTTCTTTGTTTTGGACTTCTCGTTTATCCTTCTCGGATGGTAAACATTTGGGTTCCAGGACTACTCATTGGGGTATTACTCATTCTTTTTGCAAGACCAGTGGCAGTATTTCTTTCGCTCTTACGTGTGAATTTACCGGTCAAAGAAAAATTGTTTATTTCTTGGGTGGGGTTACGTGGTGCTTCGCCGATCATTCTGGCAACATTTCCGATTGCCCAAGGATTGGTTTGGGGTGATTTACTCTTTCATATTGTATTCTTTGTGGTTCTTGTTTCTCTTCTCATCCAAGGTTCTCTCATTCCCAAAGTGGCCCAATGGTTAGGAATATTAAAAAAGGATCCAGATCGTAAAATCTATCGTCCGACAGACTTCGACAACATCGAATTCCCTGGAATGACCTTACAGGAAATCATTGTTCCGTATAACTCTAGTATTGTGGACAAAGCTTTGTTTGAAATTAAATTACCCGAACAATCTCATATCTTACTCATTGCAAGGGGGGAACAATTTTTGATTCCTTCCGGTAACACTCAAGTAAAAGGCGGGGATGTGGTTTGGGTTTTAGCAAAAGATGATGTAATGCCGGCCATCGGCAGAACGTTTATGGCTATTGCTTAG
- a CDS encoding LIC10415 family protein — MDVRLNRLLNSAEKLIQDKKDTKDVVSGKTGATVQKSEEKSDFVVSLPVQYHNIQSRLTELQKQLSKEQSRIGLLEDSTQEEDKLKELLFEGEPLFPELGDSKKTKPEILENSKGNISSLLAELKKKEVESENIFSLGMMLSPEEFKGKIGTLSASTMKPISETMVKRLLGG; from the coding sequence ATGGATGTTCGTCTCAATCGTCTCCTCAACTCAGCAGAAAAATTAATCCAGGACAAAAAGGACACCAAAGATGTCGTTTCTGGAAAGACAGGAGCCACAGTACAAAAATCAGAAGAAAAATCTGACTTTGTTGTTAGCCTTCCTGTCCAGTACCATAATATCCAATCACGACTCACAGAGTTGCAAAAACAACTTTCTAAGGAACAATCAAGGATTGGTCTTTTGGAAGATTCCACACAAGAAGAAGACAAACTCAAAGAACTTCTTTTTGAAGGGGAACCACTATTTCCAGAGTTAGGTGATAGTAAAAAAACCAAACCTGAAATTTTAGAAAACAGCAAAGGGAATATTTCAAGCCTACTTGCTGAACTAAAGAAAAAGGAAGTAGAAAGCGAAAATATCTTTTCTCTTGGAATGATGTTAAGCCCAGAAGAATTCAAAGGTAAAATCGGAACCTTGTCTGCTTCTACTATGAAACCAATTTCTGAAACTATGGTGAAACGACTACTCGGCGGTTAA
- a CDS encoding SpoIIE family protein phosphatase: MKFHLRFYYFLFLLFPISLWALPVDLTKNWNVKKGLWESEIPVGSGWIPLESLPLASIKSQLDFPEGQLQQITMVKPFLLSEIDFKETESDSFALHIPYLSNVYKVYINGEIVSVSGVIENNHIIRSGYKRNILIKLSRNLLRVGKNEIRILLASEPGEELNYYKVFNDFGSSIDSYSNLQKIEDEYITFMLLFLYFFVGIYHALFYWKRRNEKYNLYFALFAVFLSVYMYFRSQSIYRWDLDPFTTTKMEYFVVFLTPPWLLSFVDTFFRKRISPITKAYLVFSIALAIVQIFVNRASSVMLLRVWQGSVLAFSVVLFYITIRALMKNNKDAKRLLVGIFFLMFTAIWDILGASGIIPIQNLNLSRFGFLFFVLGIAVVLANRFLRVHKQVEELNANLERKVVERTNELQETLTRVQELKIQQDGDYFLTSLLLDPLNDSKKSHSEMIGIQSYTKQKKEFEFKGKTKEIGGDLIICDDIVLNGKKYFVFINGDAMGKSIQGAGGALVLGVVFLSFIKRTQVVLESQSKSPERWIKECFYELQTIFESFDGSMLVSVVLGLVEEETGVLYYLNAEHPWTVLYRDGVASFIEDELELRKIGTKGMAGDVRVRVFVLEQGDVIFIGSDGRDDLILESGTDGSRVMNEDETKFLQVVTDSEGAIEQIVQNLQSIGSFSDDLTLLRLEWRGNTKRYESSTLSSIGSNHFLYSEVQSVLESGNAEETYKTIERMLTNQNLEDDVRINLLREKSRISLLLKRFDSAVESLESIFPFFVTDNEILLQLSYAYRKSKNIRKAVDIGERLRARDPKHVRNLINLIESYRLQKNEERAKKILFRLGAIAPENPQYLKLKESFGK, translated from the coding sequence ATGAAATTCCATTTAAGATTTTACTATTTCCTTTTCCTTTTATTTCCCATTTCTCTTTGGGCTTTGCCAGTGGATCTGACAAAAAATTGGAATGTTAAAAAAGGTTTGTGGGAGTCTGAGATCCCCGTCGGATCCGGATGGATTCCTTTGGAGTCTTTGCCACTTGCGTCCATCAAATCCCAATTGGATTTTCCTGAAGGACAATTACAACAAATCACAATGGTAAAACCGTTTTTGTTATCTGAAATTGACTTTAAAGAAACGGAATCGGATAGCTTTGCCTTACACATTCCTTATCTTTCTAATGTGTACAAAGTGTACATAAATGGCGAAATCGTAAGTGTTAGTGGAGTTATTGAAAATAACCATATTATTCGAAGTGGTTACAAAAGAAATATTCTCATCAAACTTTCTCGGAATTTGTTGCGAGTGGGGAAAAACGAAATTCGGATTCTTCTGGCGTCTGAACCAGGTGAAGAACTGAATTATTATAAAGTTTTTAATGATTTTGGATCATCTATCGATAGTTATTCGAATTTGCAGAAAATAGAAGATGAGTATATAACATTTATGTTATTGTTTTTATATTTTTTTGTTGGGATATATCATGCTTTGTTTTATTGGAAACGGAGAAACGAAAAATACAATCTATACTTTGCCTTATTTGCTGTATTTCTATCTGTTTATATGTATTTTAGATCCCAATCTATCTATCGTTGGGATTTGGATCCGTTTACGACTACCAAAATGGAATACTTTGTCGTTTTTCTAACCCCGCCCTGGTTGTTGTCATTCGTTGATACTTTTTTTCGCAAACGAATTAGCCCTATCACAAAAGCATATCTTGTTTTTAGTATCGCACTGGCCATTGTTCAAATTTTTGTCAACAGAGCAAGTTCCGTTATGCTTTTGCGTGTTTGGCAGGGATCGGTGTTAGCCTTTAGTGTAGTTTTGTTTTATATCACCATTCGTGCGCTAATGAAAAACAACAAAGACGCAAAGAGATTGTTAGTTGGTATTTTCTTTTTGATGTTTACTGCCATTTGGGATATTTTAGGTGCTTCTGGAATCATCCCCATCCAAAATTTAAATTTATCTCGATTTGGATTTCTCTTTTTTGTGTTGGGGATTGCTGTTGTTTTGGCAAATCGCTTTTTACGAGTTCATAAACAAGTAGAAGAGCTGAACGCCAACTTAGAAAGGAAGGTTGTGGAAAGGACAAACGAGTTACAAGAAACTCTCACTCGTGTTCAGGAATTAAAAATCCAACAAGATGGAGATTATTTTTTAACCTCATTATTACTTGATCCATTGAATGATTCCAAAAAGTCACATTCAGAAATGATTGGAATCCAATCGTATACCAAACAAAAAAAGGAATTTGAGTTCAAAGGAAAAACAAAAGAGATCGGAGGTGACCTGATCATTTGTGATGATATTGTTCTCAATGGTAAAAAATATTTCGTTTTTATCAACGGGGATGCGATGGGTAAATCCATTCAAGGTGCCGGTGGCGCTCTCGTGTTAGGTGTTGTTTTTTTATCTTTTATCAAACGAACACAAGTGGTTTTGGAAAGTCAGTCGAAATCACCCGAACGTTGGATCAAAGAATGTTTTTATGAACTCCAAACAATCTTCGAATCCTTTGATGGGTCAATGCTTGTGTCTGTTGTCCTTGGACTTGTGGAAGAGGAAACAGGGGTTCTTTATTATCTCAATGCTGAACATCCTTGGACAGTTTTGTATAGGGATGGGGTTGCATCTTTTATCGAAGATGAATTGGAACTTCGTAAGATAGGAACTAAAGGAATGGCAGGAGATGTGCGGGTCAGAGTTTTTGTTTTGGAACAAGGAGATGTCATTTTTATTGGCTCGGATGGTCGCGATGATTTGATTTTGGAAAGTGGGACAGATGGCAGTCGCGTGATGAACGAGGATGAAACTAAGTTTCTGCAGGTTGTAACCGACTCAGAAGGTGCCATCGAACAGATTGTCCAAAACCTCCAATCCATCGGAAGTTTTTCAGATGATTTGACACTTTTACGTCTAGAGTGGCGAGGTAATACAAAAAGATATGAATCTTCCACACTTTCTTCGATTGGTTCAAACCATTTTTTATATTCCGAAGTCCAATCTGTATTGGAATCTGGAAATGCAGAGGAAACTTATAAAACCATAGAACGAATGTTAACTAATCAAAATCTGGAAGATGATGTGCGAATCAATCTCCTAAGGGAAAAGTCACGAATTTCTCTTTTACTAAAAAGATTTGATTCAGCAGTAGAATCTTTAGAATCGATTTTTCCATTTTTTGTTACAGACAATGAAATTCTTTTGCAATTGAGTTATGCCTACCGCAAATCAAAAAACATTCGTAAGGCAGTAGATATTGGAGAGAGGTTACGTGCTCGCGACCCAAAACACGTTCGTAATCTTATCAATTTGATAGAATCGTACCGGCTTCAAAAAAATGAAGAAAGGGCAAAAAAGATTCTTTTCAGACTCGGAGCCATTGCTCCTGAAAATCCTCAGTATTTGAAACTGAAAGAAAGTTTTGGTAAATAG
- the surE gene encoding 5'/3'-nucleotidase SurE — MNLLITNDDGISSAGIKALERVLGKSYNTYLIAPLKERSVTSMALTVFQGMRVERINDNHYIADGFPADCVNIGLYAEIFPKIDFVISGINRGVNMGYDVHYSGTVGAAKHGALHGIPSLAVSSGRIDPEDDYEKEAELVLSFLSKYKSQIEPGEVWNLNFPPEIGGSGNLNEIVFTRLGRRRYSEKYEKKQIIEGVSEFQLNGSLLGHDEETGTDFEAYYQGKLPVTPIQLDLTEKKRLMELQSK, encoded by the coding sequence TTGAATTTACTCATCACAAATGACGACGGAATTTCTTCCGCCGGAATCAAAGCTTTGGAACGAGTCCTTGGTAAATCTTATAACACTTATCTCATTGCTCCTTTAAAAGAACGTTCTGTCACTTCCATGGCGCTGACAGTGTTCCAAGGAATGCGAGTCGAACGGATCAACGACAATCATTACATCGCGGATGGATTTCCTGCGGATTGTGTGAACATTGGTTTGTATGCAGAGATCTTTCCAAAAATTGACTTCGTGATCTCTGGGATCAACCGTGGTGTGAATATGGGTTATGACGTCCATTATTCAGGAACAGTAGGTGCGGCGAAACACGGTGCCCTTCATGGAATTCCTTCTCTTGCTGTAAGTTCTGGTAGGATTGATCCAGAGGATGATTACGAAAAAGAAGCAGAACTTGTTTTATCATTTCTTTCGAAATACAAATCGCAGATCGAACCTGGTGAAGTTTGGAATTTAAACTTTCCTCCTGAAATCGGTGGTTCTGGCAATTTAAACGAAATCGTATTTACGAGACTGGGCCGCCGTCGTTACTCCGAAAAATATGAAAAAAAACAAATCATCGAAGGTGTGAGCGAATTCCAGTTAAACGGGAGTTTGCTTGGACACGACGAAGAAACGGGAACTGACTTTGAAGCCTATTACCAAGGAAAACTTCCCGTCACCCCCATCCAATTGGATCTAACAGAAAAAAAACGACTTATGGAATTACAATCTAAGTAG
- the bcp gene encoding thioredoxin-dependent thiol peroxidase — protein MLEVGKKAPNFTSVNQNGEKVKLADLTGKNGIVVYFYPRDMTPGCTTEACDFRDNFARLKKFGFNVVGISKDNPKSHTKFIEKQELNFDLISDESGEICEAYGVWREKVFMGRRGMGIVRSSFLLDSSLKIKKIYDSVKVKGHVEEIIKDIQEIQGK, from the coding sequence ATGTTGGAAGTAGGAAAAAAAGCCCCCAATTTTACAAGTGTCAACCAAAATGGCGAAAAAGTAAAACTCGCAGACCTAACAGGAAAAAATGGAATCGTTGTCTATTTTTATCCCCGAGACATGACACCGGGATGTACAACAGAAGCTTGTGACTTTCGGGACAATTTTGCACGGCTCAAAAAATTTGGATTTAATGTAGTGGGAATCTCCAAAGACAATCCTAAATCTCATACCAAGTTCATTGAAAAACAAGAGCTTAATTTTGATCTTATCTCAGATGAATCGGGCGAAATCTGTGAAGCCTATGGAGTTTGGAGAGAAAAAGTTTTTATGGGAAGAAGAGGAATGGGGATTGTAAGGTCCAGCTTCCTTCTGGACAGTTCTCTCAAAATCAAAAAAATCTATGACAGCGTGAAGGTAAAAGGACACGTTGAAGAAATCATCAAAGACATTCAGGAAATCCAAGGGAAATGA
- a CDS encoding leucyl aminopeptidase produces MKIEISPLQIQIGAPKSGSYYKLIPIFQEDVKEELGKKFPLQLETKVFSGELGKEFRDESEQTIYLGLGEKEKLNFRKFISHFFKYGEKILSYDGMGLEIIISKSLSKKFSADRIAYQIANTLFIGSYPVSVLQTKKKEKKKVGAVYLKFEDKSVTSLAESGLTKSKIVAKHVNGARHIAHLPANYFTPDDFVSRSKEIAKEYKLSIKVWDEPQLKKEGLGGILAVARGSELQGKMVILEYKPAKAKKKFAIVGKGLTFDTGGISLKPPGEMHEMKYDMCGAAATIHAIGAIAALELPIHIVAAIGVAENMPDGKAIKPGDVYTAYNGTTVEVQNTDAEGRLVLGDVLSYVSKNYKPDYMVDLATLTGAVIIALGHEAAAILTNSNPLREALFTASEASDDRVWELPLWEEYGEDLKSDIADLKNITGGGKGAGTISAGIFLSKFVDESIDWAHIDIAGAAWRKKKSGTQFSGPTGYGVRLLVDLAKELSKK; encoded by the coding sequence ATGAAAATAGAAATCTCTCCACTCCAAATCCAAATCGGTGCCCCAAAATCCGGCTCTTATTATAAACTCATTCCTATCTTCCAAGAAGATGTAAAAGAAGAACTTGGGAAAAAATTCCCGTTACAACTTGAAACCAAAGTTTTTTCTGGAGAGCTCGGAAAAGAATTTCGAGATGAATCAGAACAAACCATTTATCTTGGATTAGGTGAAAAAGAAAAATTAAACTTTAGAAAGTTTATTTCCCATTTTTTTAAATATGGAGAAAAAATTCTAAGTTATGATGGAATGGGTCTTGAGATCATCATCTCCAAATCCCTGTCTAAAAAGTTTTCTGCTGATCGTATCGCATACCAAATTGCCAACACTCTTTTTATCGGAAGTTATCCTGTTTCTGTTTTACAAACAAAGAAAAAAGAAAAAAAGAAAGTGGGAGCGGTGTATCTAAAGTTCGAGGATAAATCAGTGACTAGTCTTGCAGAATCGGGACTAACAAAAAGTAAAATCGTCGCCAAACACGTCAATGGTGCTCGTCATATTGCACATCTTCCTGCAAACTACTTTACACCTGATGATTTTGTTTCTCGTTCCAAAGAAATTGCAAAAGAATACAAACTCTCCATCAAAGTATGGGACGAACCTCAATTGAAAAAAGAAGGTCTCGGTGGAATCTTAGCAGTGGCTCGTGGATCGGAACTTCAAGGGAAGATGGTGATTTTGGAATACAAACCGGCCAAAGCCAAAAAGAAATTTGCCATTGTAGGAAAAGGATTAACCTTTGATACCGGCGGAATATCTTTAAAACCTCCCGGCGAAATGCATGAAATGAAATACGATATGTGCGGAGCAGCAGCCACCATACACGCGATTGGTGCTATTGCCGCATTAGAACTTCCGATTCATATAGTTGCTGCGATTGGTGTGGCAGAAAATATGCCAGACGGAAAGGCCATCAAACCGGGTGATGTGTATACGGCATACAATGGAACCACTGTAGAAGTACAAAACACAGATGCAGAAGGTAGGCTTGTGTTAGGTGATGTCTTATCCTATGTTTCGAAAAACTACAAACCTGATTATATGGTAGATTTAGCAACACTCACAGGAGCGGTTATCATTGCACTTGGTCATGAAGCAGCAGCAATCCTAACAAACTCAAATCCACTCCGTGAGGCACTCTTTACCGCATCGGAAGCATCGGATGATCGTGTTTGGGAACTTCCTCTTTGGGAAGAGTATGGTGAGGATTTAAAATCAGACATTGCTGATCTTAAAAACATCACTGGTGGCGGAAAAGGTGCAGGAACCATCTCTGCAGGAATTTTTCTTTCTAAGTTTGTGGATGAGTCCATAGACTGGGCACATATTGATATTGCAGGTGCGGCTTGGAGAAAGAAAAAATCGGGAACCCAATTCAGTGGGCCAACTGGCTACGGTGTGCGTTTGTTGGTTGATTTAGCAAAAGAACTTTCGAAGAAATAA